The DNA segment TGGCGAAAACATATCCGACAAATATGGCTATCTTTACCAGGCCTTCGATGGCAGTAAGTTCCCATCTTACGTGAACATGTGAATTCAACGGTCTTGTAATGAGGATCGGAACATATACAAAAATCGCAAGCCCCAGCGCAAGCCCAACGAACATCATAGCATTAAGCGCGATATCGTTTACGCTGCCGCCTTTTTTCTCGACGGCTTCCAGATCGGCTTCGGCATGAGCCAGAGCTTTATCCTGCTTGCCCGACTTAGCACCCGCCGCTGCATCCGCTTCAGCGGCATCTTTCATGGCGATATCGGCAGAGAACATAAGCGCCTTCATCCCAAGGACCATTGAGTCTATCAGCGCAAGAGTGCCGCGCAGAAATGGCTTATTGAGCCACTTGAAACGTCCGAGAATGCCTTCGACATCTTCCTTGCGCGTAACAATCTCGCCGTCGGCTTTCCTGACGGCTATGCCGTAATCCTTCGGCCCGCGCATCATTACGCCTTCAATAACAGCCTGGCCGCCGTAATGGAAATCTTTTTTCTTTTGATCCGCCAAAACCGCACCTGCCTCCCCGAGACAAAAGCAAAGGAAGCGCCCGACGACAGACGCTGCAGTCGTCAAGATCGCTTCCCCAAAAACTTGTAATCGGTAAAAAGCTATTGCTCTTCCGTCTTCTTGTTCATGCCATACTTGGCAAGGAATTTCTCAACACGGCCTTCCGTATCCATGATCTTTTGCTTGCCCGTGAAGAACGGATGGCACGCGGAGCAAATTTCTACTCTGATCTCGTCCGCTGTCGATCTGGTCTCAAATGTATTTCCACAAGCGCATGTAACCTGCGCCTTTTGGTATTTCGGATGGATTCCCGCTTTCATTGTGTCACCTTTCGGAAAAATGCTTTCTGGTTCAAATCCTATTTCACTAATGAATTATACCATAACCACTCCAAGACTGACAAGAGCGACGCATCCGCTTTCTTAATCACGTTAACACGAATTCAAAACATGCTTTTGAAACGTTAGCGCAAAGCAGATTCCTCGACTTCGCTCGGAATGACAGTGTGCGAACACATTGATCTCATCACGAATAGTTCAGGTGAAATTACCATCACCTTGAACTAAAGCGTAACAAACGCTCGCATCTTCTCCCACTTCTTTGGACCGATGCCTTTGACATCAAGCATCTGCTCAGGGGACTTAAAACCGCCTGACTGAGTCCTGAAATCAATTATCTTCTGGGCTGTTGACGGACCAACACCGGGCAGCCGCTCAAGCTCTTCGCTGCTTGCTGAGTTGATATGTACGACGCCTTCGCCCGGCCTGGAAAGCTTATCGCTGCTCGACTTTGAACCGGAGCTTTTGGCCGGAGCAGAGCCTGCCATTCCGGCAGCCGCCTTCATACTCATGGGAGATGCGGAACTCTGACCGACAGCCGGGACAACTATCTTGGAAGCATCTTCAATCTTTGCGGCAAGGTTTAGAGACTGCATGTCGGCATTATCTTTAGCGCCGCCTGCGGCCTTTATAGCTTCATAGACGCGGCTGCCGTTTGGAAGAGAATAGACCCCCGGCGCTTTGACACATCCCGCGACCTGGAAGATCACTCTGCGACTAGAGTTGGAACCGGCATGGGTTGAGTCGCTGCCTGTCGCGATTACTTTCGCTGAGCCAGCCTGATCCGGTTCGGTGATGACGACATCGCCGGAACGGCTCACAGCGCCGCGCAGATGAGATATGGACAGCCCTATCGCAGCAATGCCCGCAATTGCCAACAGAGCCAGCTTCTGGTTTTTCGTAAAGTCAAACCCCAATGATATCGCCCCTCAATTCAGGTTTGATGGTGCGGCGGCTACAGTATCCCCTTGGTCGATGGTATGCCCTTAACACGATCATCGGCAGAAAGAGCCTCGCGAAGCGCACGTGCGAACGATTTGAACGCCGCTTCGACTATGTGATGCGCGTTGGAGCCGTCGAGCTGGCGTATGTGAGCATTTATGCCAGCGTTATTGACCAGAGCCTTGAAAAACTCAGGCGTAAGCTCCGAATCGAACGCGCCAATCATCTCTTTCTCGATCTGAAGGCCGTATACAAGGCCACCGCGTCCACTCAGGTCGAGCGCAGTCATCACCAGAGCCTCGTCCATAGGCACAACGGATGAACCGTAGCGGACGATACCCGCCTTATCGCCGACTGCGCGCGCAATCGCCTTGCCGATTGATATACCTACATCCTCGACAGTGTGATGCGCATCGACTTCAAGATCGCCCTTGCATTTAACGACAAGGTTGCAAAGGCTGTGCTTGGCGAGGTGCGTAAGCATATGGTCAAAAAAACCGATACCGGTATCGACAGTGCTTTCGCCGGTACCATCCAAATTGATTGAAACGCTTATCTGCGTCTCTTTGGTCTTTCTTTCTATGTCAGCTTTTCTGTCCCCCATAAAGCCTCCTTATATTCAGATGAGAGCGGAGAGTGGAGAGCTAATAGCCCTGAACAAATACCGCAAGACTCAAGGAAAATACTCAATATAAAATCCCAAATCTAAAATTCACTTGGTTCTTATTCGGATTGTGTTGGCATGCGCGTCAAGTCCCTCTGCTTTTGCCATCTCTACGACCGTCGGCGCTATCGCTGATAGAGCTTCCTCGCTATACGAAAGCAGGCCGGACTTCTTTATGAAGTCGTCCACACTCAAAGCAGAGCTGAACCTGGCTGTGCCGCCGGTTGGTAAAGTGTGGTTGGGGCCGGCTGCATAGTCGCACAAAGGCACGGGCGTATAACCGCCGAGCAGGATTGTACCCGCGTTCTTAATGCGCTTTAATGTCTCCCACGGGCTTCGAGTCACGACCTCGAGGTGCTCCGGCGCAAACTCGTTGGCCAGATCGACAGCCTCGTCCATATCACGAGTGATTACGATCACGCCGAAACCATCCAGAGATTTATGTATTAGCTCACTTCGCAAGGCTAAATCAGTCTGAGCGCGGACTTCCTTCAGGACTGCGTCGGCGAGTTGACGTGAGTTTGTAATAAGTGCGCACCGTGAGTCTTCGGCGTGCTCCGCTTGAGACAAAATATCCGCCGCCACATAAGTCGGGTTGGCGCTGTCATCGGCCAGCACTAGTATTTCGCTGGGGCCTGCCAGTTGGTCGATCCCAACTTTTCCGTACAACTGGCGTTTGGCTTCCACAAAAAACGCATTGCCTGGGCCGACGATCTTATCGACTTTCGGCACACTCTGCGTGCCATAGGCCATAGCGGCGGCTGCAGGCGCTCCACCAACCGCATAGACTTTCTCTACTCCGCACTCGCGCGCGGCAACCAGCATTGTCGGGTCTATTTTGCCGTTCTCCCTGGGAGGAGAACAAAGTAATATCTCCTTGACCCCCGCTACAACAGCCGGGACAGCGGTCATCAAGACCGTGCTGGGCAGCGGCGCCAGACGCGCTGGCGCATATATGCCTACTTTCTCAATGGGCCGGACTATCTGTCCGTATGTAAAAGCCTCACTGCTCTCGATCCAGGACTTCTGGACCTGGTTGCGGTGAAACTTCTCAATATTTGCCTTTGCCGTCTTTATTGCGGCAAGCAGGCTAGGATCGACGATGGAATAGGCTTCTTCAAACTCGGCGGAGGTAGCTGGAAGATGGTCAAGATACGGCGAGTCGAACTGTCTGCCATAATCGATCAGCGCCTGATCACCACGCGTTCTGACATCTGCGATAATTTCGCGGACTGTCTTTTCCAATTCCAAGTTTGCGTCGGACTCGACCGGTTTGAGCGCAGCGGTTATCTCGCCTGCCGGATCGCGATCAGTCTCAAGAATTCTCATGTTTGCATTTCTCCTGATTATCAACGCGATTATATCAGACCGGCGGGCGTTCGACAACTACGGGATTGCAACCCACAACTGTTTGACTATTGCAGAACCCGTCGATATAATACGCTTAGGAATAAAGGGAGAGCCGATCAATGCTTGCGCAGGTAATGTCGAGTGCGGTAAACGGAATCGATGCTTATTTGGTGGAGGTGGAAGTCGACATAACCCCTGCCCTGCCAAGTTTCACAATCGTCGGACTGCCGGACGCCGCCGTGCGTGAGTCTATCGAACGTGTGCGCGCGGCCATCAAAAACTGCGGCCTTGAGTTTCCCGCGCGAAGAATCACGATCAACTTAGCCCCAGCCGATGTCAGAAAAGAAGGACCTTCATTTGATCTACCGATTGCTGTAGGCATACTCGCGGCAAGTGGACAGATCGATTTGGACGCCGTAAGAGACTGCATAGTGGTCGGAGAACTGAGCCTCGACGGAAATGTCAGGCACGTCAGTGGAGTCCTTCCTATTGCCCTGAACGCCCGTGAGATGAAGGTCAAGCGAATGCTCGTTCCGGCGCATAATGTCAAGGAGGCGGCGATTGTTCAGGAAATCGACGTCTACCCGGTGACAAACCTCACTGAAGTGGTCCAGATACTAAATGAACCCGAGCACATGCTCCCTGCTATGTTCGATTCTAAAGATTTCGAAGCGCTCGACGAACCCAGTTATGATGTCGACTTTTGCGATGTCAAAGGTCAGGAAACTGTAAAACGCGCGCTCGAAATTGCCGCGGCGGGTGGGCATAATATGCTTATGGTCGGCCCACCGGGAAGCGGCAAGACTATGCTCGCGCGGCGTATTCCGACCATTATGCCCCCTCTGAATATGGAAGAGGCTCTGGAAGTAACAAAACTCTACAGCGTGTGCGGACTGTTAAGCTCAAATGAGGCGCTGATAACGCGGAGGGCATTTCGTTCGCCGCATCATACGATATCAAATGCCGGGCTTACCGGCGGAGGGACCTATCCGCGCCCGGGAGAAGTCAGTCTGGCGCACCGGGGAGTGCTGTTTTTGGACGAATTCCCGGAGTTCAAACGAGACGTATTGGAAGTGATGAGGCAGCCGCTTGAAGACGGCCAGGTCACTATTGCAAGAGCGCAGGCTTCTCTTACATATCCAGCGAATTTCATGCTCGTGGCTGCCATGAACCCTTGCCCATGCGGATTCTATAACGACCATCTCAAAAACTGCACATGCACCCCGCATATGATCCAGAAATACCTCCAGCGCATCTCAGGTCCGCTGCTCGACAGGATCGATATACATATTGAGGTTCCTCGTCTCAAGCAAAATGAACTGATGAACAAAGCACCGGGAGAATCATCGGCGAGCATACGCACAAGAGTGCGTGTTGCGCGAGATGTGCAGAACAAGCGCTTTTCGGGCACCAAAATATTCTGTAATGCGCAGATGACACCACGACACATGAAGCAGCACTGCAAACTCGATGCTGATGCAGAAAATATGCTCAAGATGGCAATCGAGCAGCTTCATCTGTCGGCACGCGCATATGATAGAATCCTCAAACTCTCCCGCACAATCGCCGACCTCGGCAGTTCCGACGATATTAGAGTTGAGCATATTGCCGAAGCGGTGCAATACAGAAGTCTGGATAGAAAGTACTGGGGATAGACAAATATGTCAGGACGGGACAGGAACACCCCGAACGACCAGGCTCAATACTTGCGATTTTCCTGGACAACCGTATTGCGCAGTATGCCGATTCCCTCTACCTCGATCTCGGAAATATCTCCTGCTTTCAGATAGACCGGCGGCGTGCGCGCAAAGCCTACCCCTGACGGTGTGCCGGTAAGTATGGCTGTCCCTGGAAGAAGCGTCATACACTGGCTCAAGTAGCTGATCACTTGGGCTACAGGAAAGATCATATCATCAGTATTGCCGTCCTGCATGACCTGCCCGTTCAAGCGGGAGATCACCCTAAGCCCGGTTGGATCAATATCGGTAACCACATATGGTCCCATAGGAGCAAATGTATCGAAACTCTTTGCCCGGACCCACTGGCCATCAGACTTCTGCGCATCCCTCGCCGAAACATCATTGGCGCATGTGTAGCCGAAGACGTAATCGAGCGCCTCAGACTCTGAGATGTTGCGGGCGCTTTTGCCTATAATGACGCACAGCTCGGCTTCATAGTCCACATGATCCGGCGCTGAATGAGGAAGCACGATGTTTTGACCATGAGCTATTACTGCAGTACTCGCTTTCATAAAGAGCAGCGGAGCTGATGGCAGGACATCATTAGTCTCTTTCGAGTGCTCGGCATAGTTCAAGCCTATTGCCAGCACATTAGGCGGATCCACTGGCGGGAGATATCCTGTTATCTCAGACTCATCTAACACATCGCCTGTTCTCTCGATCAGGTCGAGCAGGCCGCCTTTTATCACTTCTATTCTGCCGTTATCGGCAAATACTCCATATGTGCCATGCGGGAATTTCGCGCTCTTAAAACGAACAAACTTCAATGTGCTCTCCTACTACTATATATCAAAATCTGCAGCGATGAACGTGTGATCTGAAGGCTTATCAAGCAGTCGAGGCTGTTTGTCCACCCAGCAGTCTATCGACTTCTCCGCCAGAGTCGCGGTCGCCCAGATATGGTCCAGGCGCCAGCCTATCCTGCGCTTAAGTGCGTTGGGCACTCTATAGTCCCAGAAAGTAAACTGGTTCGGCTCGCCCATATGGTGCTTCCGAAAGACATCCACGAACCCCCACTGCCTCGCGTAGTCCAGCGCTGCATGCTCCTTAGGATGATAGCATACGCTGCCGGACAGACCCTCTGGATCATACACGTCGATCGGCTCGCGGGCAACGTTGAAATCGCCTACCCATACTATCGGATCATCAGGGGTAAACGAAACATCGAAGTAGTGGCGCATATTCTGGATCCAGGCGAGTTTATAGTCAAACTTCGGTGAATCGACGGCTGTGCCTTGCGGTATGTATGTGTTGACTATCGTCACGCCCTTAACACAGGCTCGTATGATGCGCGCCTCATCATCCCACTCAGGGTTTCCTGTACCAATGACAGTCTGATCTATCGGATGACGGCTTATAATTGCGACGCCGTTAAAGCCCTTCTGGCCTCTATAAGCCACGCTGTAGCCTTCATCAGTGATCGCAGCAAGCGGAAACTCCTCGTCGCGGACTTTTGTCTCCTGCACGCATACGACATCGGCTTCATTTGCTCGCATCCAATCAAGGATGATCTGCAGACGGTTCCGTATTGAGTTAGCATTGAAGCTGGCTATTCTGAGTTTATTCAACTGCATTATTCCCTAAAGCTACAGGTGACTCCCTTATTAATGGTAAACAAGCTTGTGTCATTCCCGCGAAAGCGGGAATCCAGACAATCAGCTTTTATCGGAGCAATCATTCCTAGATTCCCAGTCAAGCTGGGAATGACATGTGAGTTTTACCTTAGTTTTGTGATACACCCTTAAGATACAGGTGAAGCATTTGCGACGTGATCTGAAAAGCAGACCGAATGCAACCGGCAAATGCTTCACCCCTACGATTTTATCGCCTTGCCGACTTTTCGACCTAGTTCTACGCATCCAGCTATGTCGGAATCGGTGGGAACATAGTTCACGCGGATACCCGGGTCGACTATGTCGAACTTCATCTCTTCCATCGCTGTGTTTAGGAGCTTCACTGCTTCGCCGCCCCAGCCGTATGAACCGAATGCAGCGCCTATCTTGTTTGCCGGACGCAGACCCTTTACATAGCTTATGACATCCGCCATTCGAGGCAGCATTCCGTTATTGATGGTCGCGGAGCCGAATATAATCGCCTTGGCGTCAAGCATCTCAGTCGCTACATCGCTGCGGTGGCTGAACTGCATATTCATGGCCTTGACGCTGATGCCCTCGGCGGCAAGACCCTCGGCAACGGCATGAGCCATGCTCTCGGTGCTGTGCCACATAGTATCATAGACGACCAGCGCTTTGGCTTTTGTCTCCTGCCTGCTCCATCTATCCCAGGCCTCAATGATAGAGCCGGGGTTTGCCCGCCAGATCACGCCATGGTCAGGCGCGATCATATCTATCTCAAGGTCCATCTCGCTTACACGCGCCAACAGCTTTTGAACCAGAGGAGAATACGGCAGCAGGATATTGGCATAATACTTGCCGGCCTCATGCATCAGCTTGGACTGATCCACTTCATCGTCAAAACGCTCGGTGGTGGCCCAGTGCTCACCAAACGCGTCCTGTGAGATCAGGAGCTTGTCCTGCTCGATGTAAGAGAACATGCTGTCCGGCCAGTGGAGCATGCGTGTCTCAAGAAAATGCACTGTCTTGGAACCCAGGCTCAGCGTCTGGCCATCAGCAACCACTTCATACGGCCAGTCTTCACGATGATAGTGCGCAAGCAGAGCTTTCTTGCCGTTGGACGAGCAGAATATCTTCTCAGGCTTGACTATCTCCATCACTTCGGGCAGAGAGCCGCTGTGGTCCGGTTCGACATGATTGACGACTATATAGTCTATCTTAGCGGGGTCGATTATGCGCTTGATATTGCTGATAAGCGCACCGCCATGACCTTTTTTCACAGTATCAAATAGCGTGACTTTATCGTCTATGAGCAGATACGAGTTATACGTAGTCCCTTGGGGAGTGGAATAGCCGTGGAAATCGCGTATGTCCCAGTCAAGCGCTCCAACCCAGTAAATGTTTTTCTTTATCTCTATCGGTTGCATCTTTTGCACTCAGCCTTTACATGTTATTCATCTCAGCTATCTTATTCTTAACCGTCTTAGCGGCAATCGGATGATACATAATCAGCAAATCCGCACCAGCATTGAGCAGGCTCATGGCGGTCGCTATCTCAAGCAAAGCGCCGCGCCCGGCAGCCGATCCCCAAAGCGGGAATGTCTGCTGGGGAGCCTTGCTCTCCTTTGTCTTTGCAACCTCGCTGCCTGGAGTGCCCAGCATAGGCATTGCAAGCATAGCGTCACCGGTGAACGCGGAAGTGCGTATGCGCTCCATAACCGAGTATGTATACTCAAGGCCATAACCTATAGCACCGGTAAGAGCATCAATCATGATCTTCTCAGGGGCTATACCCATATTGGTCATCAATATATTGAGCTGCTTGGCCATATTGACATCAATCGGTGTTTGGGAGACCACGCAATGACCATAGCCCATAGCGGCGGCGGTAAGAGTCTTGTAGTTATCCGTCTCCGCCCAGTTGAGCAGCAGGTTTTCACCTGCAAACGCGCCGGCTATCTGCTTCATGACATCGTTCATTTTATCATAATTGCCCGGCCCGGTCACTATGATCGGCACCCCGACAGCCTTGAGCACGCTCTCGACAACTTTCGCCGCCTCGTCTGGTGACTTATCGCCATTGTCGGGATGCGTTCCATCGAGCCTTACGCTGATTGCCTCTGCTCCAAGCTCCTCGACACAGTATTTCGCCATCTCGGCAGGGTTCTCAAGTAAGCTGCCGTAGGCTTCATGCATGCTCTCGGGCAGTTTCGGAGAGACCTGATCGAAGACCTCCATCGCGACGACCTGCCTGCAGCCGGTATCGCCCTCGAAGTGCCTAAATGGGAACGCGGATGCTCCGCCTATAGTCACGGCAGATGTCCGAGTCCCACTGCCGCCTAGCGTGACTGTGCGAACCTGCATATTGACGCTCTCGCCGGGCACACTGAACTTGCCGGGCATTACTATCTTTGCTGATTGGCTTGGGGTGGCGATTCGGAGATCGCCACCCATCTTAATTAGGAGATCGCCATCCATCTTTGCATCCGATACTACAACAGGCGCGGCGGTAACTGCTGCGGCAGGCTTACCCACCGGCACGGCTGTTTTGACAGGAGCATCTTTAACAGGTTCGACGGGCTTGCGCTCCGCCACAGGAGCAGCAGCCTTCTTGGCATCCCATGCGGCAGCTTCGGGTGACGGCTGGGTAATATCCCACATATCCAGTGCCGGATGGCTCACCTTTTCCATATAAGCTCGGATCGAGGCGTCATCCATAGCGACGGTCTCGTCAGCGATCATATCTATGAACTCGGGTATGCCTATCTGCTCGCCGATGTGAAGCAGCTCTTCGCGCATGGAATCTTTGAGCTCTTTGGGCATCCAGACAATGCGTTTATGACCGCCGTCCGATGAGATAAACTTGCGGCTGGAGATATACGCCTTGCCTACGCCTATAAAGCCGGGGGTCTGAATACCTCCACCGATCATACCTGCAAGAGTGGAGAACTTCATCCCCATTGGAGTATTTCCCGGATACTCACGGCTCACTATCGCGACGCCGTTGCACTCCGGAAGCATCGCAACTATTGCCTCGAAACACCCGCAGCTTGTCATTGGGTCCTTGAGCATCGAGTAGGCGTTGAAGCACTTGATCGTCTGCTTGGAGTTTTGATAGACATAGTCGTTGATATTTTTCCACTGACCGCGAATCGGGTCCAGACACTCGCCCTTAACCAGCGGCTGGTTCGGACCGGTCGGGTCGATCTCATAGGCTGCCTTGCCGTCCAGCCAGTTATACGCACCGCACAGCCCCAGCCTCTCGGGTGTAATTACGCAGACATGATTGGGAGCAAAGCTCTGACAGAGCAGGCATGAGTAAAACGTGTCCACGGTCTCATCAGTCATCGACTCGACACGCAAATTGCGCTCTCGATACACTCTGCGCGCTTGCGCAAGACGCTTTTTGACATCTTCTTTATCAGTAAACAGGGTCACCTGGACTTTGTCCACAATCGCCGGGTACTCATTCAGGAGCTTGGCATGAAGAATCTCACCCAAATGGGCGATAGTAAAGCCCTTGGCTTTGGCGTTCTTGCTGATCCGCACCCAGATGATGTCGCGCTGGCCCATGTGCCAGATACCCTCTGCGCCGTTGATCAGATGGTGGATCTGGCGCTCAAGGATCGACTCGAAGTCGGGCTGCATCTTGCGGCCGGCCACTTCGACCCATATGCCCAGAGGCAGAGCAGTGCCCGGCTCTACGTCGTCCACATCCGGGCCGACAACTTCTATCTTGCCGTCCTGAACTTCATCAAGCTCTTTTGTGGTCACATACTCGAAGGCAGGCGTTCTGTTGCCGCCGAACTCGACATGGGTCTGCTCTTTTCTGACTCTTTCACCCTCGAATGCCGCGCCGTAAGTGACAGGGATCGGGACCTTGGTAATCTTGATCTTGCACCCGCGCACTTCAAGGGCCTTCTCGACTATCTGATCGAGCGGCACGTTTGAGACTATGTGCTCGTAAGTGCAGACTCCACTAGGCAGTATCTGCGGGATGGCAGTATCGGCTATTATCGGGAAGCCATAACTGAGCGCCCCGGCTGCAGCGGCGCATTTGATCTCATCTACTGCGCCCAATGCCATTACAAACGCGAAGATGCGGTCTTTGTTATATTTGAGATT comes from the Armatimonadota bacterium genome and includes:
- a CDS encoding ComEA family DNA-binding protein: MGFDFTKNQKLALLAIAGIAAIGLSISHLRGAVSRSGDVVITEPDQAGSAKVIATGSDSTHAGSNSSRRVIFQVAGCVKAPGVYSLPNGSRVYEAIKAAGGAKDNADMQSLNLAAKIEDASKIVVPAVGQSSASPMSMKAAAGMAGSAPAKSSGSKSSSDKLSRPGEGVVHINSASSEELERLPGVGPSTAQKIIDFRTQSGGFKSPEQMLDVKGIGPKKWEKMRAFVTL
- the rpmE gene encoding 50S ribosomal protein L31; the encoded protein is MKAGIHPKYQKAQVTCACGNTFETRSTADEIRVEICSACHPFFTGKQKIMDTEGRVEKFLAKYGMNKKTEEQ
- the hisB gene encoding imidazoleglycerol-phosphate dehydratase HisB, which encodes MGDRKADIERKTKETQISVSINLDGTGESTVDTGIGFFDHMLTHLAKHSLCNLVVKCKGDLEVDAHHTVEDVGISIGKAIARAVGDKAGIVRYGSSVVPMDEALVMTALDLSGRGGLVYGLQIEKEMIGAFDSELTPEFFKALVNNAGINAHIRQLDGSNAHHIVEAAFKSFARALREALSADDRVKGIPSTKGIL
- a CDS encoding DUF1385 domain-containing protein, translated to MADQKKKDFHYGGQAVIEGVMMRGPKDYGIAVRKADGEIVTRKEDVEGILGRFKWLNKPFLRGTLALIDSMVLGMKALMFSADIAMKDAAEADAAAGAKSGKQDKALAHAEADLEAVEKKGGSVNDIALNAMMFVGLALGLAIFVYVPILITRPLNSHVHVRWELTAIEGLVKIAIFVGYVFAISFMKDIRRVFQYHGAEHKTINAYESGVDLTVDNVKRYSKVHVRCGTSFIFVVLITNIIVYALVADQLPHGSLTEHNIISTFIRWAYHIALLPFVAGIAYEVGVRFAGNHKDAFFTKMLIFPGLLMQGITTREPEPDMIEVAIKSLESVFEREAEHKEEEVEVVRETS
- the hisD gene encoding histidinol dehydrogenase; this encodes MRILETDRDPAGEITAALKPVESDANLELEKTVREIIADVRTRGDQALIDYGRQFDSPYLDHLPATSAEFEEAYSIVDPSLLAAIKTAKANIEKFHRNQVQKSWIESSEAFTYGQIVRPIEKVGIYAPARLAPLPSTVLMTAVPAVVAGVKEILLCSPPRENGKIDPTMLVAARECGVEKVYAVGGAPAAAAMAYGTQSVPKVDKIVGPGNAFFVEAKRQLYGKVGIDQLAGPSEILVLADDSANPTYVAADILSQAEHAEDSRCALITNSRQLADAVLKEVRAQTDLALRSELIHKSLDGFGVIVITRDMDEAVDLANEFAPEHLEVVTRSPWETLKRIKNAGTILLGGYTPVPLCDYAAGPNHTLPTGGTARFSSALSVDDFIKKSGLLSYSEEALSAIAPTVVEMAKAEGLDAHANTIRIRTK
- the acsB gene encoding acetyl-CoA decarbonylase/synthase complex subunit alpha/beta produces the protein MSKVISSIAISGAQKVVGAVDSAVRQVIADKGSNCPVGFPDTAYYLPVIYSLLGHKVETLGDMLPVLDECKSLLAPPPSESAWLPYFGSTLDAGMATLFAAEMLEACKYLIGPSPVDGIWLGAASDVIIRERGIEFVDGSAPGFAAIVGAAPDVETAVKIARELQEKNIYVFMAGETGGISFAEQLVEDGVEVGWDTRLVPFGKDVSAAVYALGFANRAALSFGGVQPGDYARNLKYNKDRIFAFVMALGAVDEIKCAAAAGALSYGFPIIADTAIPQILPSGVCTYEHIVSNVPLDQIVEKALEVRGCKIKITKVPIPVTYGAAFEGERVRKEQTHVEFGGNRTPAFEYVTTKELDEVQDGKIEVVGPDVDDVEPGTALPLGIWVEVAGRKMQPDFESILERQIHHLINGAEGIWHMGQRDIIWVRISKNAKAKGFTIAHLGEILHAKLLNEYPAIVDKVQVTLFTDKEDVKKRLAQARRVYRERNLRVESMTDETVDTFYSCLLCQSFAPNHVCVITPERLGLCGAYNWLDGKAAYEIDPTGPNQPLVKGECLDPIRGQWKNINDYVYQNSKQTIKCFNAYSMLKDPMTSCGCFEAIVAMLPECNGVAIVSREYPGNTPMGMKFSTLAGMIGGGIQTPGFIGVGKAYISSRKFISSDGGHKRIVWMPKELKDSMREELLHIGEQIGIPEFIDMIADETVAMDDASIRAYMEKVSHPALDMWDITQPSPEAAAWDAKKAAAPVAERKPVEPVKDAPVKTAVPVGKPAAAVTAAPVVVSDAKMDGDLLIKMGGDLRIATPSQSAKIVMPGKFSVPGESVNMQVRTVTLGGSGTRTSAVTIGGASAFPFRHFEGDTGCRQVVAMEVFDQVSPKLPESMHEAYGSLLENPAEMAKYCVEELGAEAISVRLDGTHPDNGDKSPDEAAKVVESVLKAVGVPIIVTGPGNYDKMNDVMKQIAGAFAGENLLLNWAETDNYKTLTAAAMGYGHCVVSQTPIDVNMAKQLNILMTNMGIAPEKIMIDALTGAIGYGLEYTYSVMERIRTSAFTGDAMLAMPMLGTPGSEVAKTKESKAPQQTFPLWGSAAGRGALLEIATAMSLLNAGADLLIMYHPIAAKTVKNKIAEMNNM
- the xth gene encoding exodeoxyribonuclease III; translated protein: MQLNKLRIASFNANSIRNRLQIILDWMRANEADVVCVQETKVRDEEFPLAAITDEGYSVAYRGQKGFNGVAIISRHPIDQTVIGTGNPEWDDEARIIRACVKGVTIVNTYIPQGTAVDSPKFDYKLAWIQNMRHYFDVSFTPDDPIVWVGDFNVAREPIDVYDPEGLSGSVCYHPKEHAALDYARQWGFVDVFRKHHMGEPNQFTFWDYRVPNALKRRIGWRLDHIWATATLAEKSIDCWVDKQPRLLDKPSDHTFIAADFDI
- a CDS encoding fumarylacetoacetate hydrolase family protein — encoded protein: MKFVRFKSAKFPHGTYGVFADNGRIEVIKGGLLDLIERTGDVLDESEITGYLPPVDPPNVLAIGLNYAEHSKETNDVLPSAPLLFMKASTAVIAHGQNIVLPHSAPDHVDYEAELCVIIGKSARNISESEALDYVFGYTCANDVSARDAQKSDGQWVRAKSFDTFAPMGPYVVTDIDPTGLRVISRLNGQVMQDGNTDDMIFPVAQVISYLSQCMTLLPGTAILTGTPSGVGFARTPPVYLKAGDISEIEVEGIGILRNTVVQENRKY
- a CDS encoding YifB family Mg chelatase-like AAA ATPase — translated: MLAQVMSSAVNGIDAYLVEVEVDITPALPSFTIVGLPDAAVRESIERVRAAIKNCGLEFPARRITINLAPADVRKEGPSFDLPIAVGILAASGQIDLDAVRDCIVVGELSLDGNVRHVSGVLPIALNAREMKVKRMLVPAHNVKEAAIVQEIDVYPVTNLTEVVQILNEPEHMLPAMFDSKDFEALDEPSYDVDFCDVKGQETVKRALEIAAAGGHNMLMVGPPGSGKTMLARRIPTIMPPLNMEEALEVTKLYSVCGLLSSNEALITRRAFRSPHHTISNAGLTGGGTYPRPGEVSLAHRGVLFLDEFPEFKRDVLEVMRQPLEDGQVTIARAQASLTYPANFMLVAAMNPCPCGFYNDHLKNCTCTPHMIQKYLQRISGPLLDRIDIHIEVPRLKQNELMNKAPGESSASIRTRVRVARDVQNKRFSGTKIFCNAQMTPRHMKQHCKLDADAENMLKMAIEQLHLSARAYDRILKLSRTIADLGSSDDIRVEHIAEAVQYRSLDRKYWG
- a CDS encoding flavodoxin domain-containing protein — its product is MQPIEIKKNIYWVGALDWDIRDFHGYSTPQGTTYNSYLLIDDKVTLFDTVKKGHGGALISNIKRIIDPAKIDYIVVNHVEPDHSGSLPEVMEIVKPEKIFCSSNGKKALLAHYHREDWPYEVVADGQTLSLGSKTVHFLETRMLHWPDSMFSYIEQDKLLISQDAFGEHWATTERFDDEVDQSKLMHEAGKYYANILLPYSPLVQKLLARVSEMDLEIDMIAPDHGVIWRANPGSIIEAWDRWSRQETKAKALVVYDTMWHSTESMAHAVAEGLAAEGISVKAMNMQFSHRSDVATEMLDAKAIIFGSATINNGMLPRMADVISYVKGLRPANKIGAAFGSYGWGGEAVKLLNTAMEEMKFDIVDPGIRVNYVPTDSDIAGCVELGRKVGKAIKS